The proteins below are encoded in one region of Mangifera indica cultivar Alphonso chromosome 7, CATAS_Mindica_2.1, whole genome shotgun sequence:
- the LOC123220372 gene encoding pentatricopeptide repeat-containing protein At3g04760, chloroplastic → MSLFSAELVPHNLLFTAQQLNLTSHSHQCTVVSCRNPNPNEKSTNFRDPPRARVSAETRPTHLVSSDVKETQFMKLLKRSMKKGMYDESLYFLECMVSKGCKPDVIICTKLIKGLFHSRENEKAVRVMEILEKYGEPDVFAYNALISGFCKANQIESANKVLDRLRSRGLSRDVVTYNILIGSLCSRGKIESAFKVFNQLMRDNCQPTVITYTILIQALMLKGENDKALEFLDEMLSRRLKPDIFTYNAIIRGMCKKGMVDQAYEFIRSLKSRGCQPHVISYNILLRALLNDGKWDVGEKLMSEMISTGCEPNVVTYSILISSLCHDGKIEEAVNILQVVKEKGLTPDAYSYDPIIAAYCKQGRLDLAIEYLNNMISDGCLPDIVNYNTILASLCKHGNADQALEIFEKLSEVGCPPNVSSYNTMFSALWSSGHNIRALRIISEMLSKGIEPDEFTYNSLISCLCREGLVYEAVGLLVDMESTRFQPSVITYNIVLLGLCKARRINDAIEVLAAMVEKGCKPNETTYVLLIEGIGFAGWRAEAMELANSLFTMDAISEDYFKRLNKTFPLLDVYNEIT, encoded by the coding sequence ATGTCACTATTTTCAGCTGAACTTGTTCCTCACAACCTCCTCTTTACCGCCCAACAACTGAATCTCACTTCACATTCACACCAATGTACTGTTGTGAGTTGCagaaaccctaaccctaatgAAAAAAGTACCAACTTTAGAGACCCACCAAGGGCCAGGGTCTCTGCTGAAACAAGACCAACCCATTTGGTATCTTCTGATGTGAAAGAGACCCAGTTCATGAAACTTCTTAAGAGGTCCATGAAGAAAGGCATGTATGATGAGTCACTCTACTTTCTAGAGTGTATGGTTAGTAAAGGTTGTAAACCTGATGTGATTATTTGTACAAAGCTCATTAAAGGGTTGTTCCATTCAAGAGAGAATGAAAAGGCTGTTAGGGTGatggaaattttagaaaaatatggtgAACCTGATGTTTTTGCATATAATGCTTTGATTAGTGGTTTTTGTAAGGCTAATCAGATTGAATCTGCTAATAAAGTGCTTGATCGGTTGAGAAGTAGAGGTCTTTCACGTGATGTTGTCACTTATAATATATTGATTGGGAGCCTTTGTAGTAGAGGGAAGATTGAGTCTGCTTTTAAggtttttaatcaattaatgagAGATAATTGCCAGCCAACTGTCATTACCTACACAATTTTGATACAAGCCCTCATGCTCAAAGGTGAGAACGATAAAGCTCTGGAGTTTTTGGATGAGATGCTATCAAGAAGGCTGAAGCCAGATATATTTACTTATAATGCAATTATTAGAGGAATGTGCAAGAAAGGCATGGTAGATCAAGCTTATGAGTTTATTAGGAGCTTGAAATCTAGAGGTTGTCAGCCACATGtgatatcatacaatatattgTTACGTGCACTTTTGAATGATGGGAAATGGGATGTTGGAGAGAAGCTAATGAGTGAAATGATTTCCACTGGTTGTGAGCCTAATGTTGTTACTTATAGCATTTTGATTAGCTCACTCTGTCACGATGGCAAAATTGAAGAGGCGGTGAATATATTGCAGGTTGTTAAGGAAAAGGGATTAACTCCAGATGCTTATAGTTATGATCCAATAATTGCTGCATACTGCAAACAGGGGAGATTGGATCTGGCAATTGAATACTTGAATAATATGATTTCTGATGGTTGCTTGCCTGATATAGTGAACTATAACACAATTTTGGCTTCTCTCTGTAAGCATGGCAATGCTGATCAGGCTTTGGAAATCTTTGAGAAGCTGAGTGAAGTGGGTTGTCCTCCGAATGTGAGTTCTTACAACACAATGTTCAGTGCATTGTGGAGTTCTGGGCATAACATTAGGGCGTTAAGAATAATATCAGAGATGCTAAGCAAAGGGATTGAACCTGATGAGTTTACTTACAATTCACTTATATCATGTTTGTGCAGAGAAGGATTGGTGTATGAAGCTGTTGGGTTGTTGGTGGACATGGAAAGCACTAGATTCCAACCATCGGTTATTACTTATAATATTGTCCTTCTTGGATTGTGCAAGGCACGTAGAATCAATGATGCCATTGAAGTATTAGCAGCAATGGTTGAGAAGGGATGCAAGCCAAATGAAACCACTTATGTATTGTTAATTGAAGGGATTGGTTTTGCTGGATGGCGAGCTGAAGCTATGGAGTTGGCCAATTCCCTTTTTACCATGGATGCTATTTCTGAAGATTATTTCAAACGTTTGAACAAAACCTTTCCTTTACTTGATGTATACAATGAAATCACTTAA
- the LOC123220141 gene encoding pentatricopeptide repeat-containing protein At1g08610-like, whose amino-acid sequence MDYAVISPNSRTEVHCLLTLKQVDPKRGIRHFSIKFNHKTRSCSFWKGNLVVGRNMFCVKCQGLPGSVYVDRVNEVYQDEWSSDSDLLGGNTNFEGKMITRKPQNSSLPSLDGPFVENDEETNNKVLHNLCISGKLTQATRLIDIMARRSQIPDFPSCINLIRGLVKVDLIDKASKVLEIMVMSGGIPDSITYNMMIGGLCRRGHIRSAISLLDKMSVSGCAPDVISYNTILRSMFDNGKFEQAIGFWKEQLRKGCPPYLITYTVLIELVCRHCGTVRAMEVLEDMTTEGCYPDIVTYNSLVNFTCRQGRYGDTAVVIYNIFSHGLEPNTVTYNTLLHSLSSRRCWDAVDKILAIMNETSHHPTVITFNILINGLCKYGLLDRAINFYNQMVSQNCLPDIVTYNTLLGALCKEGMVDEALQLLHLLNGSYCSPCLITYNTVINGLAQKGSMEKAMGLYRQMPQNGIIPDDITHRSLIWGFFRADLIEEAVEILREMGKRGHRIRNSAYKRIVRGLCRSKKLDMAIQVLELMISLRSKPDEATYSTILKSVADAGMAEEASKLREKLIEWKVFKEGTRLN is encoded by the coding sequence ATGGACTATGCAGTTATTTCACCGAATTCTAGAACTGAGGTTCATTGTTTGCTTACTTTGAAACAAGTTGACCCGAAACGTGGAATTCGTCACTTTTCAATCAAGTTTAATCACAAAACTCGATCTTGTTCTTTTTGGAAAGGAAATCTTGTTGTGGGAAGAAACATGTTCTGTGTTAAGTGCCAAGGACTGCCTGGAAGTGTTTATGTTGACAGAGTTAATGAAGTTTACCAAGATGAATGGAGCTCAGACAGTGATTTATTGGGTGGCAATACAAATTTCGAAGGGAAGATGATTACAAGAAAGCCTCAAAATTCTTCATTACCATCTTTAGATGGGCCCTttgttgaaaatgatgaagaaacCAACAATAAAGTTCTTCACAATTTATGCATCAGTGGGAAGTTAACCCAGGCAACAAGGTTGATTGATATAATGGCACGTCGTAGTCAAATTCCTGACTTTCCTTCTTGCATAAATTTAATTCGTGGTCTTGTTAAAGTTGATCTGATAGATAAAGCTTCCAAGGTCCTTGAAATCATGGTAATGTCTGGTGGGATTCCAGATTCTATTACATACAACATGATGATTGGTGGTCTCTGTAGGAGAGGACATATAAGATCTGCCATTAGTCTCCTAGACAAAATGAGCGTGAGTGGCTGTGCACCGGATGTGATTAGTTATAACACGATACTTCGCAGCATGTTTGATAATGGAAAATTTGAGCAGGCTATTGGGTTTTGGAAAGAGCAGCTGAGAAAGGGGTGTCCTCCCTATTTGATTACCTACACTGTTCTCATTGAGTTAGTCTGCAGGCACTGTGGAACTGTACGTGCTATGGAAGTATTGGAAGATATGACTACTGAGGGTTGTTACCCTGATATTGTTACCTACAATTCACTTGTTAATTTCACTTGTAGACAAGGGAGATATGGGGATACAGCTGTGGTCATTTACAATATATTTTCTCATGGATTGGAGCCAAATACTGTAACTTACAATACACTCCTCCATTCTCTCAGTAGCCGTAGGTGTTGGGATGCAGTAGATAAGATTCTTGCAATCATGAATGAAACCTCTCATCATCCAACAGTGATCACTTTTAACATTTTGATCAATGGTTTGTGTAAATATGGGCTTTTGGATCGAGCAATCAACTTTTATAATCAAATGGTTTCCCAGAATTGTTTGCCTGATATTGTAACTTATAATACCCTCCTAGGTGCTCTTTGTAAAGAGGGAATGGTGGATGAAGCTCTTCAGTTACTTCACTTGTTGAATGGCAGTTATTGTTCTCCTTGTTTGATCACCTACAATACTGTGATTAATGGATTGGCTCAAAAGGGTTCCATGGAGAAGGCAATGGGATTATATCGTCAAATGCCGCAGAATGGGATCATTCCTGATGATATTACTCATCGCTCTTTGATTTGGGGGTTTTTCCGGGCAGATCTGATTGAGGAAGCAGTAGAGATACTGAGAGAAATGGGTAAAAGAGGCCATAGGATCAGAAATAGTGCTTACAAGAGAATTGTCCGTGGATTATGTAGAAGTAAGAAGCTGGATATGGCAATACAAGTTCTAGAATTAATGATCTCCCTTCGATCTAAGCCAGACGAAGCAACTTATTCCACAATACTTAAAAGTGTAGCCGACGCTGGAATGGCAGAAGAGGCTAGCAAGTTGCGTGAAAAGTTGATAGAGTGGAAGGTTTTTAAAGAAGGTACCAGATTGAATTGA